The following is a genomic window from Gemmatimonadales bacterium.
TCTCGCGCGTGCCGGCGTCGATGTCGTGCGCGGCGCGCCACCCCAGCTCGCGCTCGGCCTTGTCCACGGCGATCAGCCACGCGGGTGCTCGGAACTCATCGAGGCGGTCGACGCTGACGACCGACCGCTGTCCGGCCGCGCCGGCGGCGCGCTCCATCGCCCAGACGATCGCCGCCGCCACCGGAATGGGCACCGGAACGGTGTGTGGCGTGCGGCCGAGGGCCCGACCGATGGCGAGACCGAGGCAGCGGTAGCTGACCCCCTGCGCGTGGGCCGCGTGATAGACCTGGCCTGTGGCCCTGTCCACCGTGCCGGCGCGCACGATCGCCTCCGCGAGATCCGGCGCGTAGACGATAGAGATCTCCTGGTCACCGCGGCCGAACACCGGGTTGAGGCCTCGGCGCACCAGGCGGAACAGCCTGAGAAACTCCCGGTCGCGCGGGCCGTAGACCACCGGCGGCCGGACGATGACCCACGGCTCGTCGCTCCCGAGGACCACGGCCTCCCCTGCGAGCTTGCTGCGTCCGTACGCGCTGAGGGGATGACACGGGGCGTTCTCCCGGAGGTACTGACCGGGCTGCGAGGGTCCGAGGGCGGCCTGCGTCGACACGTACACGAAGCGGCAGCCGGGAGCCGTACGCCGGACCGCCTGCAGGAGCCGCCGTGTCCCTTCCTCGTTCACCGCGAAGAACTCGGCCTCGGAGAAGGCCGCGGTCAGCCCCGCCACGTGATAGACGACCTCGACGCCTGCGACGGCGCGCTCGAGGCTGGCGGTGTCGTGGAGGGAGCCGGGGATCACCTGCGCCCCGCGCGCGGCGAGCGCGGCGGCGCGATCGGGCTTGCGGGCGAGGCAGAGGACCGTGTCGCCGCGCGCCAGGAGCGCTTCGGCCACGTGGCTGCCGATGAAGCCGGTGCCGCCGGTGAGGAACGCTCTCACACGGCCCGGTCGTACATCCGGTAGGTCTTGTAGGGCCGAAAGCCAAGCCGCTCCATTCCGTTGCGGATGGCGTGGTTGGTTTCGAGGAGCCAGCTCGCCTCGCACCAGAAGAGGCCGTGCGCGTTCCCGTGCCGCCAAGTCCACTCGTACAGCAGCGCGTCGGTGCCGGTCCGGCGGTACTTCGGCAGCACGCCCAGGGTGAGCGTGCGGGCCCGGCTGATCTTCCGCTTGTGCCAGAGGATCTTGAGGAGTCCGAACGGGAACAGCCGCCCCGAAGGGTTGTGCTTCAGCGCCTGGTTGAAGTCGGGTAGCGTGATGGCGAACCCGATCAGCTCGCCCTTCATCTCCGCGAAGACGACGAGATCGGGTACGACCACCGGCTTGAGCTGCTTCGCCAGGTGGTCCATCTCCGCGTCCGTGAAGGGGATGAAGCCCCAGTTCTTCTCCCACGCGAAGTTGTACAGCTTCTTCACCAGCGCCACCTCTTCCCAGTACCTCCGCATGTCGATCGGACGCAGCGTGATCCGGTACCGCTGCGCGAGCTTCCTGGCGCCCTCGACGAGCCGCGCGGGAGGCGCGTCGCCGGAGCCCTGGTACGCGAGCAGGTCCATCGCCTTCGTGAACCCGGCGCGCTCGACCAGCTCCGGGTAGTAGGGCGGGTTGTGCGGCATCAGGATCGTGGGCGGCGTGTCGAAGCCCTGCACCAGCAGGCCGCACTCGTCGTTGGTGGAGAAGCTGGCCGGCCCGCGCATCACCGTCAGGCCGCGCGCGCGGAGCCAACCGCCTGCCGCCGCGAAGAGCGCGTCCGCCACCGCCTGGTCGTTCACGCTCTCGAAGAAGCCGAAGAACCCCACCTGCTTCTCCTCCTCGTGGACCGCGCCGTGCGCGTCGTTCCTGATCGCGGCGATGCGGCCTGCGATCGCACCGTCCCGTTCGGCCAGGAAGTAGTCCGCTTCCGCGTGCTGGAAGAAGGGGTTCTTGGACCGTGAGAGCAGCGTCCTCACGTCCCTGCGCAGCGGGGCGACCCATGTGGGATCGCCCCGGTGCAGCCGATACGGGAAGTCGATGAAGCGGTCGAGGTCGGCCGGCGATACCACCCGCCGGACGGCGACGGTCTCCGTCAGGCTATCACTCCCAACTCGCGGCCGATGGCCGCGAACGCGTCGAGCGCGAAGTCCACCTGGTCCGCGGTGTGCGTAGCCATGACGCTGGTACGAAGGCGGCACTGTGACGGCGGCACCGCCGGTGGCACCACGGGGTTCGTGAACACGCCGGCGTCGAACAGCTTCCGCCAGAATACGAGCGTCCCTTCGAGCGGGCCGATGAGCACCGGCACGATCGGCGTCTGGGTGTGCCCGATGTCGAACTTGAGGTTGCGCAGCCCCTCCTGCAGGCGACGCGTGTTCTCCCACAGCGCGGCGCGTCGCTCGGGCTCGCTCCTCAGGATATCGAGCGCCGCGAGCACGCCCGCGGTGTTCGACGCCGGGAGCGCCGCGGTGAAGATGAGCGGCCGCGCATGGTGCTTGAGGTAGTGGATGATGTAGTCGGCGCCCGCCACGAAGCCGCCGATGGACGCGAGCGACTTCGAGAAGGTGCCCGCGATGAGGTCCACTTCGTCCGTCATGCCGAAGTGGTCGGCGGTGCCGGCGCCCGTGGGCCCGAGGACGCCGACCGAGTGCGCGTCGTCCACCGCGAGCGCCACGCCGTAGCGCTGCGCGATGGGCGCGAGGTGCGGCAGGTCGGCGATGTCGCCTTCCATGGAGTAGACGCCGTCCACGATGATCATCGCGCCCCGCGGCCGGTCGTCGCGGGCCAGCTTGCGTTCCAGCGCGGCGAGGTCGCCGTGGTTGAATCGCACCACGTCGCCCTGGGAGAGCTTGGCGCCGTCCAGGATGGAAGCATGGTCGAGCTTGTCGAGGTAGACGTTCTCGCCGCGGCCGACCAGGCCGGAGACGACGCCGAGGTTGGCCTGATAGCCGGTGGAGAAGACGAGGCAGGCTTCCTTGCCGAGGAACTCGGCGAGCCGGGCCTCCAGGATCTCGTGCAGGTCAAGGTTGCCGTTGAGGAAGCGGCTCCCGGTGCACCCGGAGCCGTACTTGTTGAGCGCTTCCCGCGCCGCTTCCAGCACTTTGGGGTGATGGGTGAGGCCGAGGTAGTTGTTCGACCCCATCATGACCTTTGTCTTGCCGTCGATCTTGACGACAGTATCTTCCGACTCGGTGATCGGGGTGAAGTACGGGTAGAGCCCCATCGCCTGGACTTCGCGCGCCCGGGTGAAACTCTTGCACTTCTCGAACAGCGCGACTTCCCGCGCGACTTGTATCGTGGCCACTGGGTCCTCCCCTATAAACGAACTGGGCTGATTGTACCGATGATCATGCGGTTAATCAAGTTACGGCGCTCGCTGGCGGGCGGTTTCGTCGGCGCTCTGGTTGCCATTCAACCCGCTCGGGCACAGCAGGTTCCGTCGCCGCTGCGGTACGAGGTCCGGGCCTGGCCGGATGCGGCCATCCTGACCGGCGCCGCGGCCGCGACGCTGGTCCCCCAACTCCTCAAGGGAAGTCTGCCCCATGCCACCTGCGCGCCCTGCGATCCGTCGGGGCTGTGGCGGATAGATCGGGGCGCGGTCGGGCCGCTCCGCGGCGCGCCGGCCCGCGTCAGCGACGTACTGGTCCTCGGGACCACGCTGGGCGGCGCGGTGCTGCTCGCTACGACCCGGAGCGGGGAGGGAGGAGACGCGCGGCGTGAGGACTTCGCCGTGTTCACTGAGGCCGTGGGTCTCACTTCGGCGGCGACCGACTGGATGAAGGTGCTCTTCCACCGGCCGAGGCCGGTCCGCTATAGCGCCGACGCGCTGGACTACCCGTCGGCCAACTACGGGCTGTCGTTCCCGTCCGGGCACACTAGCCAGGCGTTCGCCGCTGCGGCCGCGTACGCGTCCATCCTTCACCGGCGCGGCGTCGCGGGCCGGCACCGCACCGAGATCGCCGTTCTCTTCACGACGGCCGCGGCTACGGGGGTGATGCGAGTCGCATCGCGCAAGCACTTCCCGACCGACGTCATCGCGGGCGCGCTGCTCGGCACCGCCATCGGCTGGACCATCCCCGCCTTGCACGCGATCCGATAGCGCGCGGCCACGGCGCACCCGGCGCCCGTGACCGCCGTTACGGAGGGGCGGCTCCCGGACCCCCACATTCGCTTTTCGAGGCGACGCGCGCCTTGTTGGGCGAGCGCCGCTTCCGCTAAGTTGCAGCGCAGAACGCCTTTTTCGCGGGAGATTGGGTGGGTCGTCGGCCGGTCCTGATGCTCCTTCTTGCTGCGCTGGCGATGCCGGCGCAAGGCGCACTCTCCCAGGGTGTCGACGGACGCCCACGCGAGCCGTTCGGGTTCGATTTCAAGCCCGACGCCGTGTGGCGCGTCCGCGCGCGGCGGGTTCGCCTCGCTCGGGCGCGCGCGCTGGCCCTTGGCGACTTTCGCTCCCTCAACTCAGCCCTCGCGTTCCGCGCACCGGTGGCGCTGCGCGCCCAGGCAGCCCCGTCACCCACGGCGGTCTCCGGCGTACTGAAGGTTCCGTACTTCCTGGTCAGCTTCCGCAACACCGATCCGACCGCGCTGCTCCCGGTCGCGGCATACGACACGGCCCTCACGTTCGCGACGGCCCCGCCGGGGCGGCCCTACACCGTGCGCACCTATTACGAGGAGATGTCGAACGGGTTGCTGAGCCTCCAGGGCCAGGTGCTCGCGCGGGTCGCGCTCGACAGCAATGACACCTGGTACGAAGGGAACTGCAACGCGCTGTGCTCCTCCGGCGCCAGCCCCGGGCGCATGGCGCAGCTCATGCGCGAGGCGATCCTGGGCGTGGACTCGACGGTCAACTTCGGTCTGTTCGACAACGATGGGCCGGACGGGATCCCCAACTCGGACGACGACGATGGCGAGGTGGACATCGCCGGGTTCATACAGCCGGAGCTGGGCGGGGAGTGCGTGGCCAAGGCTCCGTCATCCGCGAACAACATTTGGTCACACCGCTATTACTACAGCGCCTGGACCGGACAGCCTTACACGACCAACGATCCGCGCACGGGGGGCGGGCCGATCAGGATCGACAACTACACGATCCAGTCGGGCGTCGGAGGCAGCGACGCCTGCACCGGCGCCCAGATCATGGGCATCGGGACCATCGCCCACGAGATGGGACACGGCCTCGGCCTCGACGACCTTTACGACACGAATCCCGACGACGGCGACGACTCGGAGGGGGTGGGCCATTGGGGGCTAATGGGCTCGGGCGGCTTCGCGACGCCGTTGAGCCCCGCCAGCATGGAGGCCTTCTCGCGCGCCGAGCTGGGTTGGATCGCGGTCCGCGCGCTCACGCTTCCCGGCTCGTATCAACTTGGTCCCACCGCCGTCGGGGATACCGCGTTCCTGATCCGCCCGACCGTCGCGAACCTGCGCGGGGAGTACTTCCTGCTCGAGAACCGGCAGGCGGCGCTCTCGGACACGGCGTTGATCCGGTCGAAGGGCCCGGGACTGCTGATCTGGCACGTGGACTCGACCAAGTACGCGCAGAGCTTTTTCTTGAACGAGGTGAATTCGGGCCCGATCCACGCCGTGTGGCTGAGGCAGGCCGACGGGTTGAACCACCTGCGCAGCAGCACCCCGGACGTCCGGAACCGCGGCGACGCCGGTGACCCGTTCCCGGGCACCACGAACAACACCGTCTTCGGTGCGGCTACGAACCCGTCATCGAACCTCAACACCGGCCTGCCGTCGGGCATCCAGATCGATTCCATCCGCCAGGTGACCCCCGGAGGCGCAGTCGCCTTTCACCTGCTGGCGGGGAGCGAGGTCCGGGCGAGCGACACGGCGGCGGTTGTGCGGGTGAACGGGGTCGCGTACAGTGTGTTCCGCCGGCTCGTGACTTCGGGCGCGGAAACGCTGCTGGTGGACATCGACTCCGTGCAGACGACCGGCGGGGGCGTGACGCGCTTCGAGTTCCGCGGCTGGAGCGACAGCGGGGCGCGCTCGCACACCGTCATTGTCACGCCGGCGAACCCGCTCTCACTGGTGGCGCAACTCGCCGTGTTCCACCGGGTCACGGTGTCGAAGAGCGGCAACGGCACGATCACCATCTCGCCGAGTCTCGGCGCGGGCGGGAGCGCTATGCTCCCCGCGACCGACACCTTGCGCGTCACCGCGAGCCCCTCACCGCAGAACATCTTCGTGGCGTGGGATGGGGACACGACCAGCCTCGATCCGTCCCTGGCGCTGCTGGTCAGGCGCCCGCTGACCCTGACGGCGTCGTTCACTCCACTGCTGCTGGATAGCGTAGTGGCTCAGCTGCTGAGAGGCTCGGGGCTCACCGATGCGCAGCAGAGCCTGATGGACCTCCAGGCCAACAACAACGGCGTCTTCGACCTCGGCGACTTCGTGGCGTGGCTCGACCGGTCGGGCACGACCGTGAGCGCGCAGGTGATGGCCCGCGTGCTGGGGAGGCTGCGGCGATGAACGTCCGACGGACAGTGATGGCCGCGGCGGCGGTCGCGCTCGCGGCGTGCAGCGACGGCCCGACCGCGGGAGAGCTGTCGGTGCGGCTCACCACCCCCAACACCGGTGCCGACCGTGCGATCCTGTTCACTGTGAAGGGACGGCTCAGCGGCGCGGTGGCGCCCTCCGGCGCGAGCTACGGCGTCGTCTCGACCACGTTCCCCGGTGACAGCACGCACATCGCGGTGATCGCGGCGTCGGGCCAGACGCTGGCGCCCGGCGCGGTAGCCCTCATCCGGGTGAACGACATCGACCGCTTCGCATCCTACACGGCCTTCGTCACGCAGGTCGTCGCCCGGGACTACACCCAACTCGATACCACGGGTTACGTTCTCTCCGTCGTCAAGCCTTAGACAACGGAGTCACCCATGAGCCGTACGCTCGCACTCCTGGCGATCACCTTCGCCGGGGGGTTCGTCGCGCCGCTCCAGGCGCAGCGTTCCGGACCCGCCTCGCCCGCACCGGCATCACCTTCGTCCCCCGCTTTCGACCTCACCATAGACAACATCATGCGCGGCCCCGACCTCTACGGCACGCCGCCACGCCTGGTCCGGTTCTCGGACGACTCGCGCTACGTCTACTTCCGTTGGAAGAAGCCGGACGTGGACACCGCGGAAGCGTCGTACCGCGTGGCTGTGACCGGGGGCGAGCCGGAGAGGATGGCGTCGCCGGCAGACAGCGGGTATCCGCAGAACGGCGTCTGGTCGCGGGACCGGCGCGCGAAGGCCTATCTCTTCCGCGGCGACGTGTACCGGTTCGACGCGGTGCGCGGCCAGCGCCGACGCCTCACCGACACGCCCGGAGCGGAGGGCAACGTCCAGCCCCCGGGGACGGGCGCACCGTGTACTTCGTCCGCGACAACAACGTCTACGGCATCTCGCTCGACGGCGGTCCGCTGCGCCAGGTGACCGACATCCGCCGCGGCCCGGAGCCCGCGGGCGCGGCGCGCGACACGACCGGCCAGCGCGCTTTCCTCCGGGCCCAGCAGCGGCGGCTCTTCGAGTTCGTGCGCCGGCCTCCGCGAGCGGACCCCGATCCCTTCGCGATCCGCGGCGATTCCGACACCACCGGTCCGCGCCCCTTCTATCTCGCCGAGGGACAGAACATCCAGTCGTGGGACGTCTCGCCGGACGGGCGCTACCTGCTCCTGACGGTGAGCGACCGCGCCGCGGGCGCGCGGTGCAGACACTGCCCATCTGGGTGAGCGCGACCGGCTACGTCGAGACCCAGCCCAACCGCACCAAAGTGGGCGACGAACAGTCGCGCACCCGCGCCGCCATCCTGGAACTGGCCACCGGCGCGGTGAACTGGGTGGACCCGGGCCTCGGCCGGCGCCAGCTGAGCGTGCGCGGAGTGGGCTGGTCCGCGAGCGGCAGCCGCGCGCTGGTGCGCGGCATGGCGGCGGACTTCAACGACCGCTGGCTCTGGGTGGTGGACGTGCCCGGCTTCGCGGTGCGCCAGGTGGACGTACTGCACGACAGCGCGTGGGTCGCTCAGCTCTCGTACAGGCCGGATGGCTACCTGACGGCGAGACGATCTGGTTCACGTCGGAAGTTTCCGGGTGGGCGCACGCCTATACCGTCCCGGCCTCGGGTGGAACGCGGCGCGCCTTGACCAGCGGCCCGTGGGAGGTGCAGGGAGTGGAGCTGTCCCCCGACGGACGACGCTTCTATTTCCACTCCAGCGAGGTTCACTGGGGCGAGCACCATTTCTACGCGATGGGAACGGACGGCGCCGGCAAGACGCAGCTCACGCGAGGCGAGGGCCGGCACGACGGGGTGGTGAGTCCGGACGACCGCTGGCTCGCCATCATGTATTCGCAGGCCAATCATCCGCCGGAGCTGTACATCCAGGCCAACCGCCCCGGCGCGCCGTGGCGGC
Proteins encoded in this region:
- a CDS encoding NAD-dependent epimerase/dehydratase family protein yields the protein MRAFLTGGTGFIGSHVAEALLARGDTVLCLARKPDRAAALAARGAQVIPGSLHDTASLERAVAGVEVVYHVAGLTAAFSEAEFFAVNEEGTRRLLQAVRRTAPGCRFVYVSTQAALGPSQPGQYLRENAPCHPLSAYGRSKLAGEAVVLGSDEPWVIVRPPVVYGPRDREFLRLFRLVRRGLNPVFGRGDQEISIVYAPDLAEAIVRAGTVDRATGQVYHAAHAQGVSYRCLGLAIGRALGRTPHTVPVPIPVAAAIVWAMERAAGAAGQRSVVSVDRLDEFRAPAWLIAVDKAERELGWRAAHDIDAGTRETAAWYRTQRLLA
- a CDS encoding aminotransferase class I/II-fold pyridoxal phosphate-dependent enzyme — translated: MATIQVAREVALFEKCKSFTRAREVQAMGLYPYFTPITESEDTVVKIDGKTKVMMGSNNYLGLTHHPKVLEAAREALNKYGSGCTGSRFLNGNLDLHEILEARLAEFLGKEACLVFSTGYQANLGVVSGLVGRGENVYLDKLDHASILDGAKLSQGDVVRFNHGDLAALERKLARDDRPRGAMIIVDGVYSMEGDIADLPHLAPIAQRYGVALAVDDAHSVGVLGPTGAGTADHFGMTDEVDLIAGTFSKSLASIGGFVAGADYIIHYLKHHARPLIFTAALPASNTAGVLAALDILRSEPERRAALWENTRRLQEGLRNLKFDIGHTQTPIVPVLIGPLEGTLVFWRKLFDAGVFTNPVVPPAVPPSQCRLRTSVMATHTADQVDFALDAFAAIGRELGVIA
- a CDS encoding phosphatase PAP2 family protein, whose protein sequence is MRLIKLRRSLAGGFVGALVAIQPARAQQVPSPLRYEVRAWPDAAILTGAAAATLVPQLLKGSLPHATCAPCDPSGLWRIDRGAVGPLRGAPARVSDVLVLGTTLGGAVLLATTRSGEGGDARREDFAVFTEAVGLTSAATDWMKVLFHRPRPVRYSADALDYPSANYGLSFPSGHTSQAFAAAAAYASILHRRGVAGRHRTEIAVLFTTAAATGVMRVASRKHFPTDVIAGALLGTAIGWTIPALHAIR
- a CDS encoding M6 family metalloprotease domain-containing protein; its protein translation is MGRRPVLMLLLAALAMPAQGALSQGVDGRPREPFGFDFKPDAVWRVRARRVRLARARALALGDFRSLNSALAFRAPVALRAQAAPSPTAVSGVLKVPYFLVSFRNTDPTALLPVAAYDTALTFATAPPGRPYTVRTYYEEMSNGLLSLQGQVLARVALDSNDTWYEGNCNALCSSGASPGRMAQLMREAILGVDSTVNFGLFDNDGPDGIPNSDDDDGEVDIAGFIQPELGGECVAKAPSSANNIWSHRYYYSAWTGQPYTTNDPRTGGGPIRIDNYTIQSGVGGSDACTGAQIMGIGTIAHEMGHGLGLDDLYDTNPDDGDDSEGVGHWGLMGSGGFATPLSPASMEAFSRAELGWIAVRALTLPGSYQLGPTAVGDTAFLIRPTVANLRGEYFLLENRQAALSDTALIRSKGPGLLIWHVDSTKYAQSFFLNEVNSGPIHAVWLRQADGLNHLRSSTPDVRNRGDAGDPFPGTTNNTVFGAATNPSSNLNTGLPSGIQIDSIRQVTPGGAVAFHLLAGSEVRASDTAAVVRVNGVAYSVFRRLVTSGAETLLVDIDSVQTTGGGVTRFEFRGWSDSGARSHTVIVTPANPLSLVAQLAVFHRVTVSKSGNGTITISPSLGAGGSAMLPATDTLRVTASPSPQNIFVAWDGDTTSLDPSLALLVRRPLTLTASFTPLLLDSVVAQLLRGSGLTDAQQSLMDLQANNNGVFDLGDFVAWLDRSGTTVSAQVMARVLGRLRR